A genomic window from Flavobacterium azooxidireducens includes:
- a CDS encoding DUF2461 domain-containing protein → MAQKEALQFIEDLKNNNNKEWFHENKKRYELFKKEYQNIIAEILQEMKPLDASLANLEVKNCTFRINRDIRFSKDKSPYKSNMGIWLSTNKNSKNSPGYYIHYEKGSSFIAGGLYCPEAEDLKKVRKEIAFFHEDLEKISSNSTFKKEFGALDRDEANVLKKAPKDYDPNHPAIEFLKLKSFTATQKISDDFFTDKDFAKKITQKLIALKPLNEFLNRALETVE, encoded by the coding sequence ATGGCACAAAAAGAAGCACTCCAATTTATTGAAGATTTAAAAAATAACAACAACAAAGAATGGTTTCATGAAAATAAAAAGCGATACGAACTTTTTAAAAAAGAATACCAAAACATCATTGCAGAAATTCTTCAAGAGATGAAACCTTTGGATGCATCGCTAGCCAATTTGGAAGTAAAAAACTGCACCTTCAGAATCAATCGCGATATTCGTTTTTCTAAAGACAAATCGCCTTATAAAAGCAATATGGGCATTTGGCTTTCTACTAATAAAAATAGTAAAAATTCGCCCGGTTACTACATACATTACGAAAAAGGAAGCAGTTTTATTGCCGGCGGATTATATTGTCCGGAAGCAGAAGATTTGAAAAAAGTGCGAAAAGAAATTGCTTTTTTTCATGAAGATTTGGAAAAAATTTCGTCCAATTCAACCTTTAAAAAAGAATTTGGAGCCTTAGATCGTGATGAAGCTAATGTGTTGAAAAAAGCTCCTAAAGATTACGATCCAAATCATCCCGCAATCGAATTCTTGAAATTAAAAAGTTTCACAGCAACTCAAAAAATTAGCGATGATTTTTTTACCGATAAAGATTTTGCTAAAAAAATCACTCAAAAACTGATTGCCTTAAAACCTTTAAATGAATTTTTAAACAGAGCTTTAGAAACTGTTGAATAA
- the murB gene encoding UDP-N-acetylmuramate dehydrogenase, with protein MQIHTNFSLKNYNTFGIEAKAKEFVSVHSTDELIEILQKHPTSKKFILGGGSNMLLTQDIDALVIHLDLKGKKVIDENEDFVWVESQAGENWHEFVLWTIDQNFGGLENLSLIPGNVGTTPIQNIGAYGVEIKDTFVLCEAIHIETQELLVFTNEKCKFGYRESIFKNEIKDEFVITSVVFKLTKQNHKLNTSYGAIEAELEKQHIKNPSLKDVSNAVIAIRQSKLPNPKELGNSGSFFKNPVILKSDFEKIQQKFPDMPHYVVSETEVKVPAGWLIEQAGFKGKRFGDAGIHKNQALVLVNYGNATGQEILAVSKNIQKTIFDTYGISIEAEVNVI; from the coding sequence ATGCAAATTCACACCAATTTTTCGTTAAAAAATTACAATACTTTTGGTATTGAAGCCAAAGCAAAAGAATTTGTTTCTGTTCATTCTACGGATGAATTGATTGAAATTCTGCAAAAACATCCTACTTCCAAAAAATTTATTTTAGGAGGCGGAAGCAATATGCTACTTACGCAAGACATTGATGCTTTGGTCATTCATTTAGACTTAAAAGGCAAAAAAGTAATCGATGAAAACGAAGATTTTGTGTGGGTTGAAAGTCAAGCCGGCGAAAACTGGCATGAATTTGTGTTATGGACAATCGATCAAAATTTTGGTGGATTAGAAAATCTTTCACTCATTCCGGGAAATGTTGGTACTACTCCAATTCAGAACATCGGAGCTTATGGGGTAGAAATTAAAGATACCTTCGTTTTGTGCGAAGCTATTCACATAGAGACACAAGAATTATTAGTGTTTACGAATGAAAAATGCAAATTTGGTTACCGTGAAAGCATTTTTAAAAATGAAATAAAAGACGAATTTGTTATTACTTCCGTTGTTTTTAAACTAACTAAACAGAACCATAAACTCAACACTTCCTACGGAGCAATTGAAGCTGAATTAGAAAAACAACACATCAAAAATCCAAGTTTGAAAGACGTGAGCAATGCCGTGATTGCAATACGACAAAGCAAATTACCTAATCCAAAAGAACTAGGAAACAGCGGAAGTTTCTTTAAAAACCCGGTAATTTTGAAAAGTGATTTTGAAAAAATTCAGCAAAAATTTCCCGATATGCCACATTATGTTGTGTCTGAAACCGAAGTAAAAGTGCCTGCCGGATGGCTCATTGAACAAGCCGGATTTAAGGGAAAACGTTTTGGCGATGCCGGAATTCATAAAAATCAAGCACTGGTTTTAGTCAATTATGGTAATGCAACCGGACAAGAAATTTTAGCCGTTTCCAAAAACATTCAAAAAACGATTTTTGATACCTACGGAATTTCAATTGAAGCAGAGGTTAATGTTATTTAA
- a CDS encoding membrane or secreted protein has product MKLILLTIGLLAIAFAGIAIKIWAKKDGKFAGTCASQSPFLNKDGENCGFCGKTPEQMKDCSEPSHS; this is encoded by the coding sequence ATGAAATTGATACTCCTTACCATCGGGTTGCTAGCAATTGCTTTTGCTGGAATAGCCATTAAAATTTGGGCGAAAAAAGACGGGAAATTTGCCGGAACTTGTGCCAGCCAAAGTCCGTTTTTAAACAAAGACGGTGAAAACTGTGGCTTTTGTGGCAAAACACCCGAACAAATGAAAGATTGCTCAGAACCTTCTCATTCTTAA